The following are encoded in a window of Impatiens glandulifera chromosome 5, dImpGla2.1, whole genome shotgun sequence genomic DNA:
- the LOC124938952 gene encoding F-box protein CPR1-like has translation MSILPNDIRYKILSRLPVKSLLRLRATSRFWLTLIGSPNFIKSHLKQSVKTKNNLNLILSCVSPNRFDFSRLCRVDLDSVEALEGDGIQLVEINDNPLRHHLYKNHIWGTSDGLLCISNTKEAILLWNPLTRITVGPLDHSNAYQNDGSICIVDDIDIVVLWNPSTKKSIELPFASIEIKDERDLHQNTTYGFGYDNTNDDYKVVRVVVVLDVVINYDVKVYSLRSNSWHMADKFPNQYPNLSGIGNPIAGGAMHWISLDADLNRSILAFDLGLETYRVIQNPVYRDLEFYMYLDSVGGCLYLTCHHYSGHVDIWLLKQYGEANESWSRFITLAEQIIPDMSNYYVRCIAYSKSGKKVLLEMGYKVLVWYNLEMGSLENFTFESEEDSLEDIECCLESLVSVDVAEAG, from the coding sequence ATGTCGATTTTGCCGAATGATATTCGATACAAAATTCTTTCTCGATTGCCTGTCAAAAGTCTGCTCCGTTTAAGGGCCACATCTCGATTCTGGCTTACCCTAATCGGTAGCCCCAATTTCATCAAGTCGCATCTGAAACAATCAGTTAAAACCAAGAACAACCTTAATCTCATCCTGAGTTGCGTCAGTCCCAATCGCTTTGATTTTTCCAGACTCTGTCGCGTGGATTTAGATTCGGTCGAGGCCCTCGAGGGTGATGGCATTCAACTGGTAGAGATCAATGACAATCCCTTGAGGCATCATCTTTATAAGAACCATATTTGGGGAACCTCCGATGGATTGCTCTGTATATCAAATACCAAGGAAGCTATCCTTTTATGGAACCCATTAACGAGGATAACTGTAGGACCATTAGATCATTCTAACGCTTATCAAAATGATGGATCTATCTGCATTGTAGATGATATAGACATTGTAGTTTTATGGAATCCTTCAACGAAAAAGTCTATAGAACTGCCTTTCGCATCGATAGAGATCAAAGATGAGCGAGACCTTCACCAAAATACTACTTATGGATTCGGTTACGATAACACCAATGACGACTACAAAGTGGTGAGAGTTGTGGTTGTTCTGGATGTTGTCATAAATTACGATGTTAAGGTTTATAGTTTAAGATCAAATTCGTGGCATATGGCAGATAAATTTCCTAACCAATATCCGAATTTGAGTGGAATTGGAAATCCCATAGCTGGTGGAGCGATGCACTGGATTTCGTTAGACGCGGATTTGAACCGTTCCATTCTTGCATTTGATCTCGGGCTGGAGACATATAGAGTAATTCAAAATCCTGTGTACCGTGACCTTGAATTCTATATGTACTTGGATAGTGTCGGAGGATGTTTATATTTAACTTGTCATCATTATTCGGGGCATGTGGATATATGGTTGCTGAAACAATATGGTGAGGCGAATGAATCTTGGTCGAGATTCATTACATTGGCGGAGCAAATTATTCCTGATATGTCTAACTATTATGTGAGATGTATTGCTTATTCCAAAAGTGGGAAGAAAGTACTTTTGGAGATGGGTTATAAAGTACTTGTTTGGTATAACTTGGAAATGGGGTCACTTGAAAATTTTACGTTTGAGTCTGAGGAAGATTCACTTGAAGACATAGAGTGTTGTTTGGAAAGTCTAGTATCTGTTGACGTTGCAGAAGCTGGATAA
- the LOC124938953 gene encoding F-box protein CPR1-like yields MSILPNDVRYEILLRLPVKSLLRLRATCRFWLNIISSPYFIKSHLKQSVKTKNNLNLILSYVNPDRFDFSFLCRLDLDSVEGGGILQPVEINDNPFRYHRYKNLIWGTCDGLLCISNTKQAILLWNPSTMIAVGPVDHSNVHEIDKTIRSLYINYIDIVVLWNPSTKKFKELPFASIEIENELRFHQNITYGFGYDNTNDDYKVVRVVVVLDVVINYEVKVYSLRSNSWHRADKFPNQHPKLSGIGNPVAGGAMHWISVDADLKPSILAFDLGLETYRVIQDPVFRDLDFYVYLDSIGGCLYLTCHHYSGHVDIWLLKQYGEANESWSRLITLAGEDISDMSDYFVRCIAYSKNGKKVLLEMGFNLFWYNLEMGSLEDLMITHSVEDSLEDIVCCLESLVSVDVAEAG; encoded by the coding sequence ATGTCGATTTTGCCTAATGATGTTCGATACGAGATTCTTCTACGATTGCCTGTCAAATCTCTGCTCCGTTTAAGAGCCACCTGTCGATTCTGGCTTAACATAATCAGTAGCCCCTATTTCATCAAATCGCATTTGAAACAATCAGTTAAAACCAAGAACAACCTTAATCTCATCCTGAGTTACGTCAATCCCGATCGCTTTGATTTTTCCTTTCTCTGTCGCTTGGATTTAGATTCGGTCGAGGGTGGTGGCATTCTTCAACCGGTAGAGATCAATGACAATCCCTTTAGGTATCATCGTTATAAGAACCTTATTTGGGGAACCTGCGATGGATTGCTCTGTATATCAAATACCAAGCAAGCTATCCTTTTATGGAACCCATCAACGATGATAGCTGTAGGACCCGTAGATCATTCTAACGTTCATGAAATTGATAAAACGATCCGCTCtctctatataaattatatagacaTTGTAGTTTTATGGAATCCTTCAACGAAAAAGTTTAAAGAACTGCCTTTCGCATCGATAGAGATAGAAAACGAGCTACGCTTTCACCAAAATATAACTTATGGATTCGGTTACGATAACACCAACGACGACTACAAAGTGGTGAGAGTTGTGGTTGTTCTGGATGTTGTCATAAACTACGAGGTTAAGGTTTATAGTTTAAGATCAAATTCGTGGCATAGGGCAGATAAATTTCCTAACCAACATCCGAAATTGAGTGGAATTGGAAATCCCGTAGCTGGTGGAGCGATGCACTGGATCTCGGTAGACGCGGATTTGAAACCTTCCATTCTTGCATTTGATCTCGGGTTGGAGACATATAGAGTAATTCAAGATCCTGTGTTCCGTGACCTTGACTTCTATGTGTACTTGGATAGTATCGGAGGATGTTTGTATTTAACTTGTCACCATTATTCAGGGCATGTGGATATATGGTTGCTGAAACAATATGGTGAGGCAAATGAATCGTGGTCTAGATTGATTACATTGGCGGGAGAAGATATTTCTGATATGTCTGACTATTTTGTGAGATGTATTGCTTATTCCAAAAATGGTAAGAAAGTACTTTTGGAGATGGGTTTTAATCTTTTTTGGTATAATTTAGAAATGGGGTCACTTGAAGATTTGATGATAACTCATTCTGTGGAAGATTCACTTGAAGATATAGTGTGTTGTTTGGAAAGTCTAGTATCTGTTGATGTTGCAGAAGCTGGTTAA
- the LOC124940072 gene encoding uncharacterized protein LOC124940072 has protein sequence MRKQSKSKNPESYGKGKVTPVQIAFIVDRYLSDNNYAQTRTAFRTEAPDLISRSPVQEAPKSLLSLAAILDEYIQLKEQKVMVDHEKSRLEQERARIQSLFSVVQDAMNSYSSGGSVPLPSPPTFTTLTSPAMTQSNANSVMRMDLLAGSPAVYSSGYPVYHPPNPMMRMVNPNTSQIEQSNTSTPFTNPSSKRTRCTKKSTDPTIPSSKRTKCSRSTTKDITAKDNSMGFTPSIVTDSKPLSVTQLSNSANVINGSGVVKRLFNKCSQSPITTTIPNTPPRSTTSQTDNSISPVEISSTNCIVIMSPNKKVAYYSIERNHSITASSPDKTNTRVNKRDHVKGRLDFGGQSSIPMDSNIPSNEVASISEPNNGEGREAEGIFDLDLPNFENFGLDFNFGDLLDLDMDTDFSVEPESHSGSPDNDTIGNLDISDPVTEEDAKA, from the exons ATGAGAAAGCAATCCAAGTCCAAGAATCCAGAAAGCTATGGCAAAGGAAAGGTTACTCCTGTTCAGATCGCCTTCATCGTCGATCGCTACCTATCTGACAATAACTACGCACAAACTCGCACCGCCTTCAGAACCGAAGCTCCAGACCTCATCTCCAGATCTCCCGTTCAAGAG GCGCCAAAGAGCTTGTTAAGTTTGGCTGCGATACTAGATGAGTATATACAACTCAAGGAACAGAAAGTGATGGTTGATCATGAGAAATCTCGTTTGGAACAAGAGAGAGCCAGGATACAGTCTCTGTTTAGTGTTGTACAAGATGCGATGAACTCTTATAGTTCAGGTGGAAGTGTTCCTCTTCCATCACCACCTACATTTACTACATTGACATCTCCGGCTATGACTCAATCCAATGCTAATTCTGTTATGCGAATGGATCTCCTTGCTGGATCCCCTGCAG TTTATTCATCAGGTTATCCTGTTTACCATCCTCCAAATCCAATGATGCGGATGGTAAACCCTAACACAAGTCAAATTGAGCAATCCAACACGTCCACACCGTTCACAAATCCATCATCTAAAAGGACGAGATGCACAAAAAAGTCTACAGATCCGACTATACCTTCTTCAAAGAGAACTAAGTGTAGCAGATCAACTACAAAGGACATAACTGCCAAAG ATAATTCTATGGGTTTTACCCCAAGCATTGTCACTGATAGTAAACCATTATCTGTCACCCAATTATCAAATTCTGCTAATGTCATTAATGGATCTGGTGTTGTTAAGCGTTTGTTCAACAAATGTTCTCAGTCCCCAATAACTACTACTATCCCAAATACACCTCCTAGATCAACCACTTCCCAAACTGATAACTCGATCTCTCCAGTCGAAATATCATCAACCAACTGCATTGTGATAATGAGTCCCAACAAGAAAGTAGCATATTATTCAATTGAGAGGAATCATAGCATAACTGCTTCATCTCCTGATAAGACAAACACTAGGGTTAACAAGAGAGACCATGTAAAAGGAAGACTGGACTTTGGTGGCCAATCATCCATTCCCATGGATTCTAACATCCCCAGTAATGAAGTTGCTTCAATATCTGAACCTAACAATGGAGAAGGAAGAGAAGCAGAAGGGATATTTGACTTGGATTTGcctaattttgaaaattttggtcTTGACTTCAACTTTGGTGATCTGCTTGATTTAGATATGGATACTGATTTCTCAGTTGAACCCGAGTCACATTCAGG GTCCCCTGATAATGATACAATTGGGAACTTGGATATTTCTGACCCTGTGACTGAGGAAGATGCTAAAGCATAA